From Deinococcus taeanensis, one genomic window encodes:
- a CDS encoding FecCD family ABC transporter permease, whose translation MTLPAARPRFTGIRAVLVGAALLALCVVSAVLALGLGAVPTPAADVLAALTGSGDALTRQLVLDLRAPRVGVALLCGAMFAASGTIMQGVIRNPLASPDLIGVGAGAGLAATVFLLAWPASPPGGLPWAALAGAWAGFGLVLLMARERSGALHPVRLALVGVAVAAALGAAQQLVLVRAPDGLGSALTFLTGTVYGADITRLTRVLPWALILLPGALLLSRTLDILNLGEDVATGLGARVNPARLLTLGVGVALAGAAVTGAGILGFVGLLAPHVARLLVGARHARTLPVSMLLGALLVLTADTLGRALLPPLEVPAGIFTTLVGAPYFLYLLRKSP comes from the coding sequence GTGACCCTGCCTGCCGCCCGGCCGCGCTTCACCGGAATCCGCGCCGTTCTGGTGGGGGCCGCGCTGCTGGCCCTGTGCGTGGTCAGCGCCGTCCTGGCCCTGGGTCTGGGCGCCGTGCCCACACCCGCGGCGGACGTGCTCGCGGCCCTGACCGGCAGTGGGGACGCCCTGACACGTCAGCTGGTGCTGGACCTGCGCGCGCCGCGGGTGGGAGTGGCCCTGCTGTGCGGCGCGATGTTCGCGGCGAGCGGCACGATCATGCAGGGCGTGATCCGCAACCCGCTCGCCTCGCCCGACCTGATTGGTGTCGGCGCCGGCGCGGGCCTGGCCGCAACTGTCTTTCTGCTGGCGTGGCCCGCTTCACCGCCCGGCGGCCTGCCGTGGGCCGCGCTGGCGGGAGCCTGGGCCGGGTTCGGGCTGGTGCTGCTGATGGCCCGCGAACGCAGCGGCGCGCTGCACCCCGTGCGGCTGGCCCTGGTGGGTGTGGCCGTTGCGGCCGCGCTGGGCGCGGCGCAGCAGCTGGTGCTGGTGCGCGCGCCCGACGGCCTGGGCAGCGCGCTGACGTTCCTGACCGGCACCGTGTACGGCGCGGACATCACGCGCCTGACCCGGGTCCTGCCCTGGGCGCTGATCCTGCTGCCCGGCGCGCTGCTGCTGAGCCGCACCCTGGACATCCTGAATCTCGGGGAGGACGTCGCCACGGGACTGGGCGCCCGCGTGAACCCCGCCCGGCTCCTGACCCTGGGGGTGGGCGTGGCCCTGGCCGGCGCGGCCGTCACCGGGGCGGGCATCCTGGGCTTCGTGGGGCTGCTCGCGCCACACGTGGCGCGGCTGCTCGTGGGGGCCCGCCACGCACGGACCCTGCCGGTCTCCATGCTGCTGGGCGCGCTGCTGGTGCTCACCGCGGACACGCTGGGCCGCGCGCTGCTGCCGCCCCTGGAGGTGCCGGCCGGGATCTTCACGACCCTGGTGGGCGCCCCCTACTTTCTGTACCTGCTGAGGAAATCACCGTGA
- a CDS encoding ABC transporter substrate-binding protein has product MKTPLMMTAAALAATATAASVTVTHDRGTLTLPAPARRVVALEYSYVDTLLALGVRPVGAALGTQGGDRGAPPYLKPKVGGVVTTGSRAQPSLEGIAALRPDLILADTLVHKDTAPALGRVAPTAVFPSRRADLEQLNEQTLMIGRLVGREAAARQLLADQRSLIAKARAFTKTNAPAFLAGVVTPTSLTVHTSGSFAGSFLEAVGRKNQMPVKDGQTQYELSLEGLVALQPQTLVLFTAPDETPVTDTWAKSPLWQKLPAVKRGRVYTFNRDDWTRGRGPTALKLMVAQTIESRFLQDAAPNATFKYQP; this is encoded by the coding sequence ATGAAGACCCCCCTGATGATGACCGCCGCGGCCCTGGCCGCCACCGCCACCGCCGCCAGCGTGACCGTCACCCACGACCGCGGTACCCTGACCCTGCCCGCACCGGCCAGACGCGTCGTGGCGCTCGAGTACTCCTACGTCGATACCCTGCTGGCCCTGGGGGTCCGGCCGGTCGGCGCGGCCCTGGGCACACAGGGCGGCGACCGCGGCGCGCCGCCCTACCTGAAACCCAAGGTGGGCGGCGTCGTCACCACCGGCAGCCGCGCCCAGCCGAGCCTGGAAGGCATCGCGGCGCTGCGCCCGGACCTGATCCTCGCGGACACCCTGGTGCACAAGGACACCGCGCCCGCCCTGGGCCGCGTGGCCCCGACCGCGGTGTTCCCCAGCCGCCGCGCGGACCTGGAACAGCTGAACGAGCAGACCCTGATGATCGGCCGGCTGGTGGGCCGCGAGGCCGCGGCGCGGCAGCTGCTGGCCGACCAGCGGTCCCTGATCGCCAAGGCGCGGGCGTTCACAAAAACGAACGCCCCGGCGTTCCTGGCCGGGGTCGTGACCCCCACCTCGCTGACGGTCCACACGAGCGGCAGCTTCGCCGGCAGCTTCCTGGAGGCCGTGGGCCGGAAAAACCAGATGCCGGTCAAGGACGGGCAGACGCAGTACGAACTGAGCCTGGAAGGTCTGGTGGCGCTGCAACCGCAGACCCTGGTGCTGTTCACTGCGCCCGACGAGACGCCCGTCACCGACACCTGGGCGAAGAGCCCCCTGTGGCAGAAGCTGCCGGCCGTGAAGCGCGGCCGCGTGTACACCTTCAACCGTGATGACTGGACCCGCGGGCGCGGCCCCACCGCCCTGAAGCTCATGGTCGCGCAGACCATCGAGAGCCGCTTCCTGCAGGACGCCGCGCCCAACGCGACTTTCAAGTACCAGCCGTGA
- a CDS encoding FecCD family ABC transporter permease translates to MKRPLAFGLAAFTLVFAALLSLALGATDIPLTESARLLLRPDDSVNSLVIHTLRLPRTLVALLAGAALAVSGLLLQGVTRNPLADPGVLGVEAGGALAILLMVVFYPAAPAALFVPAAFLGGVLAAAAAYGAARSIGVTPLRLALAGVAVASLTAAATRAVQLLFEDRAQGALFALSGSLAGRTWEQLAQVAPWLGAGLAGALIIAARVNVLTLGEDVARSLGARTERDRTLVTALGVLLAAASVSVVGPIGFVGLVIPHAARALGGTDHRLSLPLAALLGGTFLTLADTAARLVDRPAETPVGILVAAAGSPFFVLLARRVGRR, encoded by the coding sequence GTGAAGCGCCCGCTTGCGTTCGGACTGGCCGCCTTCACCCTGGTGTTCGCGGCGCTGCTCTCCCTGGCGCTGGGCGCCACGGACATTCCCCTGACCGAGTCGGCCCGCCTGCTGCTGCGGCCCGACGACAGTGTCAACAGCCTCGTGATTCATACGCTGCGGCTGCCGCGCACCCTGGTGGCGCTGCTGGCGGGCGCGGCGCTGGCCGTGTCGGGCCTGCTGCTGCAGGGCGTGACCCGCAACCCCCTGGCCGACCCGGGCGTGCTGGGTGTTGAGGCCGGCGGCGCCCTCGCCATCCTGCTCATGGTGGTGTTCTACCCGGCGGCGCCCGCGGCACTGTTCGTTCCGGCCGCGTTCCTCGGCGGCGTGCTGGCCGCCGCCGCCGCCTACGGCGCGGCCCGGTCCATCGGCGTGACGCCCCTGCGCCTGGCGCTGGCCGGCGTGGCTGTGGCGTCCCTGACCGCCGCGGCCACCCGCGCCGTACAATTGCTGTTCGAGGACCGTGCCCAGGGCGCGCTGTTCGCGCTGTCCGGTTCACTGGCCGGTCGCACCTGGGAGCAGCTGGCGCAGGTGGCACCCTGGCTGGGTGCCGGACTGGCGGGCGCGCTGATCATCGCGGCGCGCGTGAACGTGCTCACGCTGGGTGAGGACGTGGCGCGCAGTCTGGGCGCCCGCACCGAACGCGACCGGACGCTCGTCACCGCCCTGGGCGTCCTGCTGGCCGCCGCGTCGGTCAGCGTGGTCGGCCCGATCGGGTTCGTGGGGCTGGTTATCCCGCACGCCGCGCGCGCCCTGGGCGGCACGGACCACCGCCTGAGCCTGCCCCTGGCGGCCCTGCTGGGCGGCACGTTCCTCACTCTGGCCGACACGGCGGCCCGCCTCGTGGACCGCCCGGCCGAAACCCCGGTGGGCATCCTGGTGGCCGCCGCCGGCTCCCCGTTTTTCGTCCTGCTCGCCCGCCGCGTCGGGCGCCGCTGA
- a CDS encoding sucrase ferredoxin, protein MTAAPPALSLCADLSRAAGEDPIGTAPHWAEVTVLELDIPVWAQLRQVDAWTPAQQALFAALREKVEASGAGFGLLMSAPAERGAPLRVRHYVRAGGGYRRRDYQSGLPQSEWARGLHDTLLEPARLSAWQVAPGPADGADLHVCTHGTVDAACGRYGVPVHQALSASGVRSWRTGHFGGHRFAATAVDLPSGLLWAHLTPDLAVQVARREVSLAEVAGHLRGYAGLPPLAQVLDRHLLVQHGWDWLSAERRAQVHGQEVTLQVRWQGREQVYHAPVFPAPPLHLPGSSHKPDQSVVAQYQLGNVTRL, encoded by the coding sequence GTGACGGCCGCCCCCCCCGCCCTGAGCCTGTGCGCCGACCTGTCCCGCGCTGCAGGCGAGGACCCGATCGGCACGGCGCCGCACTGGGCGGAAGTGACCGTGCTGGAACTGGACATCCCCGTCTGGGCGCAGCTGAGGCAGGTCGACGCCTGGACCCCCGCGCAGCAGGCGCTGTTCGCGGCGCTGCGCGAGAAGGTGGAAGCCAGCGGCGCCGGGTTCGGCCTGTTGATGAGTGCCCCCGCCGAACGCGGCGCGCCGCTGCGCGTGCGGCATTACGTCCGGGCCGGCGGAGGCTACCGCCGGCGCGACTACCAGTCTGGCCTGCCGCAGAGTGAATGGGCCCGCGGCCTGCACGACACCCTGCTTGAACCGGCCCGGCTCAGCGCGTGGCAGGTCGCGCCCGGCCCAGCAGACGGCGCTGACCTGCACGTGTGCACGCACGGCACCGTGGACGCCGCCTGCGGCCGCTACGGCGTGCCGGTCCACCAGGCGCTGAGCGCCTCGGGCGTGCGCAGCTGGCGGACCGGGCACTTCGGCGGTCACCGTTTTGCCGCGACCGCCGTGGACCTGCCCTCCGGGCTGCTGTGGGCCCACCTGACGCCGGACCTGGCCGTGCAGGTGGCGCGCCGCGAGGTGAGCCTCGCCGAGGTTGCCGGTCACCTGCGCGGGTACGCGGGCCTGCCCCCCCTGGCGCAGGTGCTCGACCGGCACCTCCTGGTGCAGCACGGCTGGGACTGGCTGAGTGCCGAGCGCCGGGCGCAGGTCCACGGCCAGGAGGTCACCTTGCAGGTCCGCTGGCAGGGCCGCGAGCAGGTGTACCATGCGCCGGTGTTTCCAGCGCCGCCCCTGCACCTGCCCGGCTCCAGCCACAAACCCGATCAAAGCGTGGTCGCGCAGTACCAGCTGGGCAACGTGACGCGCCTGTGA
- a CDS encoding ABC transporter substrate-binding protein codes for MKRTALLSSLLLCSSALAQTLTLKHDEGTTQIKADARRLVVLDEEALGWIYALGLSDRIVGIGSSMIAPTDLTADGHLKPERIRGTFLARGNLSGARFVGNWIQPNLETILSLKPDLIVRLTWNGNGNYDKLSRIAPTVGYREDRAGYWKSNLRDLARVFGRQEQAEKLIKQVADTNRAGARTLQAAGVFRKYPKAVVVSPFQGGTNYLYTKTRLIEDVRALGFKDGLKASASTLGVASVISDEALLGLGKDTLVIVFPPGGQYNGADAFLQSPVGQRLKDRAVVYSPEAISPWSGPLVSLRDSAALTKLILEKMK; via the coding sequence ATGAAACGCACCGCCCTCCTCAGCAGCCTGCTCCTGTGCAGCAGCGCCCTCGCCCAGACCCTTACCCTCAAGCACGACGAAGGCACGACACAGATCAAGGCCGATGCCAGGCGCCTCGTGGTCCTGGACGAAGAAGCGCTGGGGTGGATCTACGCGCTGGGCCTGAGCGACCGCATCGTGGGCATCGGCAGCTCCATGATCGCCCCGACGGACCTCACCGCCGACGGGCACCTGAAACCCGAGCGCATCCGGGGCACCTTCCTCGCGCGCGGCAACCTCAGCGGCGCCCGCTTCGTGGGCAACTGGATTCAACCGAACCTGGAAACCATCCTGAGCCTCAAACCCGACCTGATCGTGCGCCTCACCTGGAACGGCAACGGTAACTACGACAAGCTCAGCCGCATCGCCCCCACGGTCGGGTACCGCGAGGACCGCGCCGGCTACTGGAAAAGCAACCTGCGCGACCTGGCCCGCGTGTTCGGCCGGCAGGAACAGGCAGAGAAACTCATCAAGCAGGTGGCCGACACCAACCGCGCCGGCGCCCGCACGCTGCAGGCCGCCGGCGTGTTCCGCAAGTACCCCAAGGCCGTCGTGGTCTCCCCCTTCCAGGGCGGCACGAACTACCTGTACACCAAAACCCGCCTGATCGAGGACGTGCGCGCCCTGGGCTTCAAAGACGGCCTGAAAGCCAGCGCCTCCACACTGGGCGTCGCCTCGGTGATCAGTGACGAAGCCCTGCTCGGCCTGGGCAAAGACACCCTGGTCATCGTCTTCCCGCCCGGCGGGCAGTACAACGGCGCGGACGCCTTCCTGCAAAGCCCGGTCGGTCAGCGCCTGAAAGACCGCGCCGTGGTGTACAGCCCCGAAGCGATCAGCCCATGGTCCGGCCCGCTGGTCTCCCTGCGTGACAGCGCCGCCCTGACGAAACTGATTCTGGAGAAAATGAAGTGA
- a CDS encoding biliverdin-producing heme oxygenase yields MPSVLGALKEQTTRHHQRAERAVNLMTPGLTPERYAAVLGVNCALHSALEPVIAGRLRAALSPDGWAALAVSTQSRLPGLQRDLVALGHRVTPPLPHGGDHVTSEAAAWGAAYVLEGSALGGQVVSRHLRAAGFPDAALHFYGSDGQPVGPRWRTFGRLLESRYNAAEDPARFVHDAVRAAQQTFILFETLSAQDAAGSF; encoded by the coding sequence ATGCCGTCCGTCCTGGGCGCGCTGAAAGAACAGACCACGCGGCATCATCAGCGCGCCGAACGCGCCGTCAACCTGATGACTCCCGGCCTCACGCCGGAGCGGTACGCGGCAGTGCTGGGCGTGAACTGCGCACTGCACAGCGCGCTGGAGCCGGTGATTGCCGGGAGGCTGCGGGCGGCCCTGTCCCCCGACGGCTGGGCGGCGCTGGCGGTGTCCACCCAGTCCCGCCTGCCGGGACTGCAGCGTGATCTCGTGGCGCTGGGGCACCGTGTGACGCCGCCCCTGCCGCACGGAGGCGACCACGTGACGAGCGAGGCGGCAGCGTGGGGCGCAGCGTACGTGCTTGAAGGCTCGGCGCTGGGCGGTCAGGTTGTGAGCCGGCACCTGCGCGCCGCGGGGTTTCCGGACGCGGCGCTGCACTTTTACGGCAGTGATGGGCAGCCGGTCGGACCGCGGTGGCGGACGTTTGGGAGGCTGCTCGAAAGCCGCTACAACGCAGCCGAGGATCCGGCGCGGTTTGTGCACGACGCGGTGAGGGCGGCGCAGCAGACGTTCATTCTGTTTGAAACCCTGTCAGCGCAGGACGCGGCCGGATCGTTCTGA
- a CDS encoding glycoside hydrolase family 16 protein — translation MLRRSLLTALFALSLPVSAGHAAPGPWVESFTQGTLDRWVVSNWRGFWAGGTLDGAFSAQNVKVLQGGQLQLRLKVQRCGGRWCAQAAALQSRQKFGFGRYTVRMRAASDSGDPRRAGRARPGNISAAFSFLDDSRTEIDVEIEGHRSRQINTAAWQGLERKSFALVTHPQGTDLATGFHTYTWDWQRDHLAFSVDGREVWRTREHVPQDPAHLMLNVWPTDDSKWGGQATPGEVFMLVDEVKFEPSL, via the coding sequence ATGCTACGCCGAAGCCTCCTGACTGCTCTGTTTGCCCTCAGCCTCCCGGTGTCCGCGGGACACGCCGCGCCCGGCCCCTGGGTGGAGTCCTTCACCCAGGGCACCCTGGACCGCTGGGTGGTGTCCAACTGGCGGGGCTTCTGGGCCGGTGGAACGCTCGACGGTGCATTCAGCGCCCAGAACGTGAAGGTGCTGCAGGGCGGGCAACTGCAGCTGCGCCTGAAAGTGCAGCGCTGCGGCGGCCGCTGGTGCGCGCAGGCCGCAGCGCTGCAGTCACGGCAGAAGTTCGGTTTCGGACGCTACACGGTGAGAATGCGCGCCGCGAGTGACAGTGGGGATCCCCGCCGTGCGGGCCGGGCGCGCCCGGGCAACATCAGTGCGGCCTTCAGCTTCCTGGACGACAGCCGCACTGAGATTGACGTGGAGATCGAAGGGCACCGTTCACGGCAGATCAATACGGCGGCCTGGCAGGGACTGGAACGCAAGTCGTTCGCGCTCGTCACCCATCCGCAGGGCACCGACCTCGCGACCGGCTTTCACACGTACACCTGGGACTGGCAGCGGGATCACCTGGCCTTCTCGGTAGATGGCCGCGAGGTGTGGCGCACGCGGGAGCACGTTCCGCAGGATCCGGCGCACCTGATGCTCAATGTGTGGCCTACCGACGATTCGAAGTGGGGTGGGCAGGCCACCCCGGGCGAGGTGTTCATGCTGGTGGACGAAGTGAAATTTGAGCCTTCACTGTAA
- a CDS encoding glycosyltransferase, whose protein sequence is MTALDAVLIFLLVLLLLRGALVIILAAAHVLRPRPENAELPEVTVMIAAYNEEVGLERTVQSVLADPSAHVSVIVVDDGSRDATPRIGARLAAEDPRVTFITQPNGGKSSALNTALPYVTTEVVVSVDADSAIAPGTLGALAANFLDPKVGAAAGDVRVAGQAGWLSMFQHVEYVTGQHLDKRAQDMLGIITVVPGAAGAYRTSLLREIGGYSSDTLTEDMDLTIAIAERRYRVVFEPRAVGFTEPPLLLKHLWRQRLRWMYGTFQVMGKYRHLFLRPGAGRLGLLALPYVLVYGFMLGILAPLMDVMIIGYLVRGELDDVTRLALLNVVTDVSLATVALLLGRVRVWTALLTPAQRLYYRGFVAMVVIMTSLSFLRRRRVRWNKLPRVGLAGSDAAALSPLPVLDGNEKLVRVTIPEPLKEAQ, encoded by the coding sequence GTGACTGCTCTCGACGCGGTGCTGATATTCCTGCTGGTGCTGCTGCTGCTGCGCGGCGCACTGGTTATTATTCTGGCCGCCGCGCACGTCCTGCGTCCCCGCCCCGAGAACGCTGAACTCCCCGAAGTCACCGTCATGATCGCGGCCTACAACGAGGAGGTGGGGCTGGAACGCACCGTGCAGTCCGTCCTCGCCGACCCGAGCGCGCACGTGTCCGTCATCGTCGTGGACGACGGCTCACGTGACGCCACACCCCGCATCGGCGCCCGCCTCGCCGCCGAGGACCCCCGCGTGACGTTCATCACGCAGCCCAACGGCGGCAAATCCAGCGCCCTGAACACGGCGCTGCCCTACGTCACGACTGAAGTCGTCGTGAGCGTGGACGCGGACTCAGCCATCGCGCCGGGCACGCTGGGTGCGCTGGCGGCAAACTTTCTCGATCCGAAGGTCGGGGCCGCCGCCGGCGACGTGCGCGTGGCCGGACAGGCCGGCTGGCTGTCGATGTTCCAGCACGTCGAATACGTCACCGGGCAGCACCTCGACAAGCGTGCGCAGGACATGCTGGGCATCATCACAGTCGTGCCGGGCGCCGCGGGCGCCTACCGCACCAGCCTGCTGCGTGAAATCGGTGGGTACAGCAGCGACACCCTCACCGAGGACATGGATCTCACGATCGCGATTGCCGAGCGCCGGTACCGCGTGGTGTTCGAGCCGCGGGCCGTGGGCTTCACGGAACCGCCCCTGCTCCTGAAGCACCTGTGGCGTCAGCGCCTGCGCTGGATGTACGGCACCTTCCAGGTGATGGGCAAGTACCGCCACCTGTTCCTGCGGCCGGGCGCCGGGCGCCTGGGCCTGCTGGCCCTGCCGTACGTGCTGGTCTACGGGTTCATGCTGGGCATCCTGGCGCCCCTCATGGACGTCATGATCATCGGCTACCTGGTGCGTGGTGAACTGGACGACGTCACGCGCCTGGCGCTGCTCAACGTCGTCACGGACGTCAGTCTGGCCACCGTAGCGCTGCTGCTGGGCCGCGTGCGCGTCTGGACTGCCCTCCTCACGCCCGCTCAGCGCCTCTACTACCGCGGGTTCGTGGCGATGGTGGTGATCATGACCAGCCTGTCCTTCCTGCGCCGGCGCCGCGTCCGGTGGAACAAACTGCCCCGCGTGGGCCTGGCAGGCAGTGACGCCGCAGCACTGAGCCCATTGCCTGTCTTGGACGGCAATGAGAAGCTGGTACGCGTGACGATTCCCGAACCTCTCAAGGAAGCTCAGTGA
- a CDS encoding glycoside hydrolase family 26 protein, translated as MTGRLRAAPQLALPALRLPLTGALLCAAFGTSSALGATCGPFGITLPQQIRALTDLERQLGCQFQSVRWYQDWNTAYNAAYARDVARGRRALEISWQPQVRVNGNLRGIPFREIAAGKHDAVARQLARDIRRARRPVTITFAPEMNGNWSVYQLNTKNTASDFRAAWKHLHALFKQERAPVRWAFVPNILFPQTRATYRTLYPGDAFVDEVGLDGYNWGTTNPWNRWKSFDDTFSRSYKELAAVTRKPMQLGEVGSVERGGNKAAWIGNMCRALPRYPRLVRLFWFHLNVDGVDWRVNTSDAALKAFRTCAQSFRR; from the coding sequence GTGACGGGACGCCTCCGGGCGGCCCCTCAGCTGGCTCTCCCCGCCCTCCGCCTGCCCCTGACCGGCGCCCTGCTGTGCGCCGCATTCGGAACGTCCAGTGCCCTGGGGGCCACCTGCGGCCCGTTCGGCATCACGCTCCCCCAGCAGATCCGCGCGCTCACGGACCTGGAACGCCAGCTGGGCTGTCAGTTCCAGTCGGTCCGCTGGTACCAGGACTGGAACACCGCGTACAACGCCGCGTACGCCAGGGACGTGGCGCGCGGGCGCCGCGCGCTGGAAATCAGCTGGCAGCCGCAGGTGCGGGTAAACGGCAACCTGCGCGGCATTCCGTTCAGGGAGATCGCCGCGGGGAAACACGACGCCGTGGCACGGCAACTGGCGCGCGACATCCGCCGGGCGCGCCGGCCCGTGACCATCACGTTCGCGCCGGAAATGAACGGCAACTGGAGCGTGTACCAGTTGAACACCAAAAACACCGCCTCGGACTTCCGGGCGGCCTGGAAGCACCTGCACGCGCTGTTCAAACAGGAGCGCGCGCCGGTTCGCTGGGCGTTCGTGCCGAACATCCTGTTCCCGCAGACGCGTGCCACGTACCGCACCCTGTACCCCGGCGACGCCTTCGTGGATGAGGTGGGTCTCGACGGGTACAACTGGGGCACCACGAATCCCTGGAACCGCTGGAAGTCCTTCGACGACACCTTCAGCCGCTCCTACAAGGAACTGGCTGCCGTCACGCGCAAACCGATGCAGCTGGGGGAAGTGGGCAGCGTCGAACGCGGCGGGAACAAAGCCGCCTGGATCGGAAACATGTGCCGCGCCCTGCCCCGCTATCCCCGGCTCGTCCGGCTGTTCTGGTTCCACCTGAACGTGGACGGCGTAGACTGGCGCGTGAACACGAGCGACGCCGCCCTGAAGGCGTTCCGCACCTGCGCGCAGAGCTTCCGGAGATAG
- a CDS encoding sugar-binding transcriptional regulator: MLDAVTDSTTDDTAAQAVQVARLYYHQGLTTDAIARELGLSRPKVSRLLTLARRTGLVEIRIHDPQAQPQSLEAQLSARYPFLRPQVVRVPPGSPENIWLDRVAVAAARLLEQLLRPGQTVGLAWGTTLDAVSRALTPRPITNLQVVQLNGSANALDFMSGFVTDTITRFAANYGARAHLFPVPTFFDDPATREAMWRERSVRHVLDLQARADVLLYSVGAAAALVPSHVYAAGYLDETDEAQLRAQGVAGDIATVFFRADGSFHGLPINARSSGPDLALTRQVTHAVCVVSGLGKVQALRAALAGELMNTLVVDEVTARALLS, translated from the coding sequence ATGCTCGATGCTGTGACTGACTCCACCACGGACGACACGGCCGCGCAGGCCGTGCAGGTCGCCCGGCTCTACTACCACCAGGGCCTCACCACGGACGCCATCGCCCGGGAACTCGGGCTGTCCCGCCCGAAAGTCAGCCGGCTGCTGACGCTCGCCCGGCGGACTGGCCTCGTCGAGATCCGCATTCATGACCCGCAGGCGCAGCCGCAGAGCCTGGAAGCCCAGCTGAGCGCCCGGTACCCGTTCCTGCGGCCGCAGGTGGTCCGCGTGCCGCCCGGCAGCCCCGAGAATATCTGGCTGGACCGCGTCGCCGTGGCCGCTGCGCGCCTGCTTGAGCAGCTGCTGCGGCCCGGGCAGACGGTCGGCCTCGCCTGGGGCACCACCCTGGACGCCGTCTCCCGCGCCCTCACGCCGCGGCCGATAACCAACCTGCAGGTTGTGCAGCTTAACGGCAGCGCCAACGCCCTGGACTTCATGAGCGGCTTCGTGACGGACACGATCACCCGGTTTGCCGCGAACTACGGCGCGCGCGCCCACCTGTTTCCCGTTCCCACCTTCTTCGACGACCCCGCCACCCGCGAGGCCATGTGGCGCGAACGCAGCGTGCGGCACGTCCTGGACCTTCAGGCGCGCGCCGACGTCCTGCTGTACTCGGTGGGCGCCGCCGCCGCGCTGGTGCCCAGCCACGTGTACGCCGCCGGGTACCTTGACGAGACGGACGAGGCGCAGCTGCGCGCCCAGGGCGTCGCAGGTGATATCGCCACGGTATTCTTCCGGGCTGACGGCAGCTTCCACGGGCTGCCCATCAATGCGCGCAGCAGCGGCCCGGATCTGGCGCTGACCCGGCAGGTGACGCACGCGGTGTGCGTCGTCAGTGGCCTGGGCAAGGTGCAGGCGCTGCGCGCGGCGCTGGCGGGAGAACTGATGAACACCCTGGTCGTGGATGAGGTCACGGCCCGCGCGCTCCTCAGCTGA
- a CDS encoding MIP/aquaporin family protein, giving the protein MTFKPSQEFMAELLGTLVLILFGCGVVAMVVLFQNTNPAIPGQIVNGGYTNITLGWGFAVLMGIFIAGTISGAHLNPAVTVALALTGRFPWSKAPHYIAGQFIGAFLGAAIVFAVYHAKWLGFDPELANTAGIFSTFPAVPGFWSGFIDQVVGTALLMALILAIGDKLNNPAGAAWGALAVAFVVMAIGISFGGMHGYAINPARDLGPRLFALVAGFRNTGFENGVWLVPVVGPIVGAIVGALIYDTFIGKPLLRAGEATHGLQGTDPAYNVNHQS; this is encoded by the coding sequence ATGACATTCAAACCGTCCCAGGAATTCATGGCTGAGCTGCTCGGCACGCTGGTGCTTATTCTCTTCGGTTGCGGGGTCGTGGCCATGGTCGTGCTGTTTCAGAACACCAACCCCGCCATCCCCGGACAGATCGTCAACGGCGGGTATACCAACATCACTCTCGGTTGGGGCTTCGCGGTCCTGATGGGCATCTTTATTGCCGGGACCATCAGCGGCGCTCACCTGAACCCGGCGGTCACGGTGGCCCTCGCCCTCACCGGCCGTTTCCCCTGGTCGAAAGCCCCACACTACATCGCCGGGCAGTTCATCGGCGCTTTCCTGGGGGCGGCCATCGTGTTCGCGGTGTACCACGCCAAATGGCTCGGGTTCGACCCTGAGCTGGCGAACACCGCCGGCATCTTCAGCACCTTCCCCGCTGTGCCCGGCTTCTGGTCAGGCTTCATCGACCAGGTGGTGGGAACCGCGCTGCTGATGGCCCTGATCCTGGCCATCGGAGACAAGCTGAACAATCCTGCCGGAGCCGCCTGGGGCGCCCTGGCAGTGGCGTTCGTGGTCATGGCGATCGGCATCAGCTTCGGGGGGATGCACGGGTACGCGATCAATCCTGCCCGTGACCTGGGGCCCCGCCTGTTCGCGCTGGTCGCTGGATTCCGCAACACTGGTTTCGAGAATGGCGTGTGGCTGGTTCCGGTGGTTGGCCCCATCGTCGGCGCCATTGTGGGCGCGCTGATCTACGACACCTTTATTGGCAAGCCCCTGCTGCGCGCGGGGGAAGCCACCCACGGCCTGCAGGGGACCGACCCTGCCTATAACGTCAATCACCAGAGCTGA